From Chloroflexota bacterium, one genomic window encodes:
- a CDS encoding HlyD family efflux transporter periplasmic adaptor subunit encodes MSVRTFAVGLVLIGALAAGGTWWWLSRPAGARPDSPVWLSGTIEAEEISIASQVGGRIVELAVDKGDEVRAGDVLVRLETDMLDVDLARTEAAVKALQAARDAAYDAWQAALKARDGPQEIDIKIAEVQAQLEVAELQVEAARLSGDEARLKLAETTRDGLQRVLDLLTAVRSEPYAGKARVSQAEMFYRGLEGLLQTALSIQDLLRMQRERMALTAPRDGYVVDRLLSEGEIAAPLAPILVLADLREVTLTTYVPEALYARIQLGDPVTVTVDGLPGRAFSGAVVYLSPRAEFTPVGAQTGARDRLMYAVEIRLRNPDLALKPGMIADVAFEP; translated from the coding sequence ATGAGCGTCCGAACCTTCGCCGTGGGGCTGGTTCTCATCGGGGCTCTGGCGGCAGGTGGCACCTGGTGGTGGCTGTCGCGGCCTGCGGGCGCCCGCCCGGATAGCCCTGTGTGGCTGTCCGGCACCATCGAGGCGGAGGAGATCTCCATCGCGTCCCAGGTTGGCGGCCGGATCGTTGAACTGGCCGTGGATAAGGGGGATGAGGTCCGGGCGGGTGATGTGTTGGTGCGGCTGGAGACGGACATGCTGGATGTCGACCTGGCCCGGACGGAGGCAGCGGTGAAGGCGCTTCAGGCAGCCCGTGACGCGGCCTATGATGCCTGGCAGGCGGCGTTGAAGGCACGGGATGGCCCGCAGGAGATCGATATCAAGATCGCCGAGGTGCAGGCGCAACTGGAGGTGGCCGAGCTCCAGGTGGAGGCGGCCCGGCTCTCCGGGGACGAGGCTCGACTCAAGCTGGCGGAGACGACGCGGGATGGGCTGCAGAGGGTTCTGGATCTGCTCACGGCCGTGCGCTCTGAGCCTTACGCGGGGAAGGCCCGGGTCAGCCAGGCGGAGATGTTCTATCGCGGCCTGGAGGGCCTGTTGCAGACGGCCCTCAGCATTCAGGATCTCCTTCGCATGCAGCGGGAGAGGATGGCGCTGACCGCGCCACGGGATGGCTATGTGGTTGACCGCCTGCTTTCTGAGGGGGAGATCGCCGCCCCGCTGGCCCCGATCCTAGTGTTGGCTGACCTGCGCGAGGTGACCCTGACCACGTACGTCCCGGAGGCGCTTTACGCCCGGATACAGCTGGGCGATCCGGTAACCGTTACCGTGGACGGCCTGCCCGGTCGGGCCTTCTCCGGCGCGGTCGTCTACCTCTCGCCTCGGGCCGAGTTCACGCCCGTCGGCGCGCAAACGGGGGCGCGCGACCGCCTGATGTATGCGGTGGAGATCCGTTTGCGCAACCCGGATCTGGCGCTCAAGCCGGGGATGATCGCCGACGTGGCGTTTGAGCCCTGA